From one Lycium ferocissimum isolate CSIRO_LF1 chromosome 7, AGI_CSIRO_Lferr_CH_V1, whole genome shotgun sequence genomic stretch:
- the LOC132062584 gene encoding inactive protein RESTRICTED TEV MOVEMENT 2-like, with the protein MAMRPRGGGVGRPNNRPNRAPRAAVQPVYEDFRPVYERHQEQEAEKLLIYLPGFMKENIRVSTEGKNAMRVRGERFVGGNKWHRFREDYQAPYDCNMRGIHAKFENGVLIITMPWKLPEQLLDEPTKQLPLSTPPPPQKDDNVPPKTTYPTIETPRKPTPLRPTAQLPKPQNVDNHQDSEGVKEKQKDEKKILDGQLGSAESSKTEKGDYETDFPALRTTPLGRTSGEKEKIKDEKKILEGLVGSIEPKIQNKEENLNQNRMQLVKSDKEVEKKESYDIGGQKVAEKSKELIGEFQEKVEQKGSIEKESTSNAVGTSSYPGGEFSIGNLKKSLLQLNEERQLLVNAGGAVLVIMALGAYVYNSIG; encoded by the exons ATGGCAATGAGACCAAGAGGTGGTGGAGTTGGACGACCGAATAATCGCCCTAATCGGGCGCCACGAGCAGCAGTTCAGCCAGTTTATGAAGATTTTAGGCCTGTTTATGAGCGGCATCAAGAGCAAGAGGCTGAAAAGCTACTTATTTATCTTCCTG GATTCATGAAAGAGAACATTAGAGTAAGTACAGAAGGCAAGAACGCAATGAGGGTGCGTGGAGAACGCTTTGTAGGAGGCAACAAATGGCATCGCTTCCGAGAAGATTATCAAGCACCTTATGACTGTAACATGAGAGGTATCCATGCCAAATTTGAGAATGGAGTCCTCATTATCACTATGCCTTGGAAATTACCCGAGCAATTATTAGATGAACCCACAAAACAACTCCCTCTATCAACTCCACCACCCCCTCAGAAGGATGATAATGTTCCTCCCAAAACTACTTATCCAACTATTGAAACCCCAAGAAAACCAACCCCTTTAAGACCCACAGCCCAACTGCCAAAGCCTCAAAATGTTGACAATCATCAAGATTCTGAAGGAGTAAAGGAAAAGCAAAAAGATGAGAAGAAAATCTTGGACGGCCAATTAGGGAGTGCTGAATCATCAAAGACTGAAAAGGGTGATTACGAAACAGATTTTCCAGCTCTTAGAACAACCCCATTGGGAAGAACTAGTGGtgagaaggaaaaaataaaagatgagaAGAAAATCTTGGAAGGTCTGGTAGGGAGTATAGAGCCAAAGattcaaaataaagaagaaaacttGAATCAGAACAGAATGCAATTGGTCAAAAGTGACAAGGAAGTTGAAAAGAAGGAGAGCTATGACATAGGAGGACAGAAGGTTGCTGAAAAGAGTAAAGAATTAATAGGAGAGTTTCAAGAAAAGGTTGAGCAGAAAGGATCAATAGAAAAGGAAAGTACAAGTAATGCTGTTGGTACCTCTTCTTACCCTGGTGGTGAATTCAGCATtggaaacttgaagaaaagccttctacagcTTAATGAAGAGAGACAACTGCTTGTTAATGCTGGAGGTGCTGTGCTGGTGATTATGGCACTGGGGGCTTATGTTTACAACTCCATCGGATAA